A single genomic interval of Helicoverpa armigera isolate CAAS_96S chromosome 13, ASM3070526v1, whole genome shotgun sequence harbors:
- the LOC110384434 gene encoding oocyte zinc finger protein XlCOF6, which produces MVSIKGGLDGNIKIRSCRICLDASADDMVLLSDHNGWLNDFEYCFGITLTIKDEPRLLCRPCADSVENYVQFKKKCEKSHILWQSVISNVQCSIVKHNTLENGNTSVYNAVNNLNGNEPNLITQSLFTEIKLESDEERSYNSGDETKLENNECFDKRKISTIDIKECLDTKGLDLKLNKSQDENRKKVEIIKCKRCHKKYKGKARYQTHLPSCKLKKRKKKLVVDNDYAYNCGRNFNCDKDSKIKLKSNDDVNIKVFSENQTDGQCLCGLCGQSFSTRASLNQHLNEHWSSNSLSCGLCDFVGIDLAAIAAHRYSHYPRTEDMRFLCHICSYRTVSLLALHFHYRSKHLNKIGGYCSRCNKDFLILRHWKRHEQTHFTSKCICDFCGKTFYSKYAMMEHLMTHMRLFKIICHICGNHFCRKSYLKVHIKAVHSTGPVKCSHCGNMFKNEIVLKRHLKLIKMEKIFECTFCNKKFVHLCQLKSHMVFHSEERRYCCEICGSRYKSNSQLTVHKRNHTGLFPFKCTQCTKAFASSNQLKRHHSVHTGVRSHRCVVPTCGRTFHARKLMLAHLALRHKDHDGLDLQK; this is translated from the exons ATGGTGTCCATTAAAGGTGGTTTGgatggaaatattaaaatacgttCTTGTCGAATATGTCTCGATGCTAGTGCTGATGATATGGTGTTACTAAGTGATCATAATGGTTGGCTAAATGACTTCGAATATTGCTTTGGAATTACG CTAACCATCAAAGATGAACCTCGGTTACTGTGCAGACCGTGTGCTGATAGTGTAGAAAATTATGTTCAGTTTAAGAAGAAATGTGAAAAATCTCATATACTTTGGCAGTCTGTGATAAGTAACGTG cAATGCTCCATCGTTAAACACAATACCTTAGAAAATGGGAACACATCCGTATACAATGCTGTAAATAATCTCAATGGAAATGAACCGAATTTGATAACCCAATCGCtgtttactgaaattaaactaGAAAGTGATGAAGAACGGAGTTATAATTCTGGAGATGAAACAAAACtggaaaataatgaatgttttgataaaagaaaaatttctACAATAGATATAAAGGAATGTCTTGATACAAAAGGCTTGGacttaaaactaaacaaatctCAGGatgaaaacagaaaaaaagttgaaataatCAAGTGTAAAAGatgccataaaaaatata AAGGTAAAGCACGGTACCAAACCCACTTACCaagttgtaaattaaaaaaacgaaaaaaaaagctAGTTGTTGATAATGACTATGCGTACAATTGTG GAAGAAACTTTAATTGTGATAAAGATTCTAAGATAAAACTGAAATCCAATGATGACgttaatattaaagtatttagTGAAAATCAAACTGATGGGCAATGCTTATGtg GTCTCTGTGGACAAAGTTTTAGCACTCGCGCCTCTTTGAACCAACATTTGAACGAACATTGGTCAAGCAATAGTTTGTCATGTGGGTTATGTGATTTTGTTGGCATTGACTTGGCTGCTATTGCTGcacatag ATATTCTCACTATCCGCGCACTGAAGATATGCGTTTTCTGTGCCATATTTGCAGTTATCGGACTGTGTCGCTTTTGGCCTTACACTTTCACTACCGGTCTAAACATTTGAATAAGATTGGCGGTTACTGCTCAAGATGTAACAAGGATTTCCTCATATTAAGGCATTGGAAAAGACATGAGCAAACTCATTTTACTTCAAAGTGTATATGCGATTTTTGTGGGAAAAC gttctATTCGAAATACGCGATGATGGAGCATCTCATGACTCACATGCGCCTGTTCAAGATTATTTGTCACATTTGTGGGAATCACTTCTGCCGAAAGAGCTACTTGAag gtgCATATAAAAGCAGTACACTCAACCGGGCCGGTGAAATGTAGCCACTGCGGAAATATGTTCAAAAATGAAATCGTTTTGAAAAGACATttgaaacttataaaaatgGAGAAAATATTCGAATGTACGTTCTGTAACAAAAAGTTCGTACATTTATGCCAATTAAAGAGCCATATGGTTTTTCATAGCGAAGAGAGACGTTATTGCTGTGAAATCTGTGGTTCTAG ATACAAATCAAACAGTCAACTAACAGTGCATAAGAGGAACCATACTGGTTTATTCCCATTCAAATGCACTCAGTGTACCAAAGCATTCGCAAGTTCGAATCAATTAAAAAGACACCACTCTGTCCATACGGGTGTACGCAGTCATCGCTGCGTTGTTCCCACTTGTGGACGAACGTTCCATGCTAGGAAACTAATGTTAGCGCACTTGGCGTTACGACATAAGGACCACGATGGCTTGGATCTTCAAAAGTGA